TCTGGTCAATGccaatcgaataaaattattttgttgattgattgttctGATGTCGGGTATGGTGTGTCTGGAAAGAATGATATATGCCTCAATATGATAGACtcatttatataaatgtAATAAATTACACTACTTACCCAACAAAGAAATCACAGAATAAATGCAAATTTATCAAACATTAATTTAATGGGAATAGAAAGGTTTGGAATATATAAGAATTTAATACTAATTCCAGTAGTATTTAGGAATCGCAAAAATGCATTAAGAATAATCGATTTGTTCTCTTTTGCCCATATCATTTTAAGATATTTATTTGACGAATAAAAGGATCAACAGAGGAtaagatttcatttttttcaagaatggaatttattggaaatttagttttcaaaataaaaacaatcaaaaatacacaaaaaagcattgatttattaatatgcaataaacaaaaaagaacCCATTTCCACATCACAGGTTGGATCAGGTGGAAATAGAatccaatttatttattttttttctttatgtcTTCGTTTGATTTCCGTTCTTCGTTTATATTTTCGTTTATGATTTTGTAAAATTCTTGTTTCGATTAGATTACGCTTCTGTAGACTTTTATAACGATCTTTCAGGAAATTACCTTCGGTTTTCAACGATCTTAATGATCCTGAAATTTCGCTAggtaaattcaattcgattggCGTTTCCTCGAAATGATGACGACTTAATCGTTTTGGTTTGTACAAGGATTCAATGTGTTTGGCTTGTCGAAGTTTTGCTCGCTCCACGATTCTCTGTTCTCGTTCATTCAATTCCTTTTCTATTGCTTTGATCCGATAAACACCATTCTCTTTTATACGTGTCAAtttatcttgtttttttcgtttctttatttctttttcgcGTAATTCACGACGTTTTTGttgctttgtttttctttttatggTTTTAGCATTCACTATGGCCATGGTCAAATCTTGATCGTCAGCTATTTCTacatgtttttcatcatcaacattttgatcatcatcaaacaatccctgtaacatttcatttagataggctttttcattttcttgtgCTTCATTTCTGGTGAGATGGAATTTATCCACTTTATCGGCccacattttttcttcattcaatttagCTAATTCTTTTTCAGCTTCTGATATGATTAATGTTTGATAATCTTCTTCACTTGGATTATAAGATTGTCCCGGTAAAGGAATCTCGATTGCAGGCAACAAAGATGGTTTCTGCCGCAAATGTTCAGGTACTTTTTTGGCCATGGTCATtgatttgtcatcattccATAGGTCATAGTTAATATTGAATCGTGATTTTTTGATGTTATTTTCGTACATGCTGAAATCACAGaacatttaatttgaatattaatttgaaaaaaaagataaataaCACAagtaaatatatttttttttttaatcaacttttattttatttttcttttgttgacAGCAtgttagaaaatttttttgtgtggagagagaaagaaaacaaaacaacttGCCAGCGAAATAAAAAGAGCACGCTTTCTGGACATTTACTTTTCATAAAGTTTGTTACATTATAAAGAATtcgattcaatatttttctaCAATTGCCGTGCCGCCCCTTTTTTGTTGTGGAGTTTATCcattaaaaattcaacgaTAAATTACAATGTTAAAAGATGTTACTGTTTGCTGTTTAGCACCGATATCTGACCCGAGAAGCTTTGATTTCAAAGCCTTCGGCGAGCAAATCATGTTCGTAAAatataatttgtttgttaaatACAGAACAAAACGTAATCAAAAGTTTATTGGAATTtgccaaagaaaaaatggatctttttgaaacaattgaaacTAAAATTGAGTTTGTTACGTTTTTAACGTAATAATTTCGAATCCTTCATTGCTTTCTGTTTGAATCGTTTCTCTTGTTGAGCACGAATAATTGAATCTTTACGATCATTCCAatatcgaatcaattttttatcatcattataaacagTATGTCGTTTATCACTGCTTCGTTTTTGA
This is a stretch of genomic DNA from Dermatophagoides farinae isolate YC_2012a chromosome 2, ASM2471394v1, whole genome shotgun sequence. It encodes these proteins:
- the LOC124499797 gene encoding ribosome biogenesis protein NOP53, whose amino-acid sequence is MLLLITSQKNYSFLCALVFNHDVNKLLKENMNSDNSPGIGKKFKKVSKNRKKAWRKHTDISEYEEFLDDKRFEERIGHSIGDAKNDDLFVIEKAGDDAFYQEKLDQVSRNREGKSSLSSSVNNSKLRKITSEHRLYQKLLPTSKVPAVVIQKRSSDKRHTVYNDDKKLIRYWNDRKDSIIRAQQEKRFKQKAMKDSKSRFNINYDLWNDDKSMTMAKKVPEHLRQKPSLLPAIEIPLPGQSYNPSEEDYQTLIISEAEKELAKLNEEKMWADKVDKFHLTRNEAQENEKAYLNEMLQGLFDDDQNVDDEKHVEIADDQDLTMAIVNAKTIKRKTKQQKRRELREKEIKKRKKQDKLTRIKENGVYRIKAIEKELNEREQRIVERAKLRQAKHIESLYKPKRLSRHHFEETPIELNLPSEISGSLRSLKTEGNFLKDRYKSLQKRNLIETRILQNHKRKYKRRTEIKRRHKEKK